The genomic DNA TACCAAAGGTTACCTGATGAAAGTGAAATATTCAGAAGAAGAATTTTCAAGCGATTCAGTAATTAAGGTAAGCAGCGAATCATTTATTGTTGACGAAATAAATAATGGTTATGAAGGTGTAATCAGAAATGAAATAAGTTACCAGTCGAAAAATTATAAATTATTATCTGTTTATTATCCTGTAAATTTTTTCAAAAACAGGTTTGGAATCATTTTTAGTATTGATGAACGTGCTGTACTTTCAACTATTAATAAAAATATTTTAGTGTTCTTTATTGCCACATTAATGGTTCTGGCAATTATTATATTTATATTTATTTTTATTATCAGGCAACTTACGGAGAGTGAAACCCGCATCAGGCAGTCGCTTCAGGCCCTGGATAAAATTGTTGACAATATTCCGGCAGGGATGATTGTTGCCGATGATGAAGGAATTATTCAGAAAATAAATCATTCGGCAGCACTTCTTCTTGGTTATGAAAGTGAAAATAAAAATAAAGGTAAAAATATTCTTTCGGTACTTTCTCTGGAGCCCAATAATTGGAGCGAATCGGTAGCAAAAAAAATAGATATAAAAAATTTAAAGGACGAAAGTAAAACAATATTATTAACGATAGTTTCATTGGTATTAGAAAACGAAAATTTTTTCCTATACACCATTGTTGATATTACAGAAATTGAAGAAGCTGTTAAAGCTAAGGAAGCCATAGCAAAAGCTAAAACGGATTTTCTTACTAACATCAGCCATGAAATCCGTACACCAATGAATGGAATAATTGGTATCACTGATTTACTTTCAGATACCGATCTGAATGCAGAACAAAAAGAATTGATAAAACTTATACAGGATTCAGCAGAAGTATTACTCAGAATTATTAATGATATTCTTGATTTTTCTAAGATCGAATCAGGTAAAATGAAAATTGAAAAGTTACCATTTAATATCCGTCAAATTCTAAATACCTTATTTGAACAATTTACAATTTCGGCAAATGCAAAAGGGTTGCAACTAAAAATGGACATCAGGGATGATGTTCCGGATAACTTGTTAGGCGATCCTATCCGTTTGCAGCAGATCATAACAAACCTTCTCGGGAATTCGATAAAATTTACTGATTCGGGTTTTATTTCATTAACGTGTAGTTTATTGAATAATGAAAAGAAA from Bacteroidales bacterium includes the following:
- a CDS encoding ATP-binding protein, which produces MRRIQMLSAFVVLLLVAASIFIYRNLINQQIESKTDELQKRVKICAEKIEDYYQDFITDVDYLIDVKNSKVIFYEDNSELIKRTKRIYLKYDNLISSVRIYDITGNMIIVNKDTYNYFKIIHISNSNTRNIVSKPRVFVEGYKYKYTIPLKNEAGVVFANVSFGLSIPNYIESEFSNFYLGKDSWQFLLNTKGYLMKVKYSEEEFSSDSVIKVSSESFIVDEINNGYEGVIRNEISYQSKNYKLLSVYYPVNFFKNRFGIIFSIDERAVLSTINKNILVFFIATLMVLAIIIFIFIFIIRQLTESETRIRQSLQALDKIVDNIPAGMIVADDEGIIQKINHSAALLLGYESENKNKGKNILSVLSLEPNNWSESVAKKIDIKNLKDESKTILLTIVSLVLENENFFLYTIVDITEIEEAVKAKEAIAKAKTDFLTNISHEIRTPMNGIIGITDLLSDTDLNAEQKELIKLIQDSAEVLLRIINDILDFSKIESGKMKIEKLPFNIRQILNTLFEQFTISANAKGLQLKMDIRDDVPDNLLGDPIRLQQIITNLLGNSIKFTDSGFISLTCSLLNNEKKNAEICFSVADTGIGIPSESINEIFKSFTQVDTSVSRKYGGTGLGLAISKELIEMMGGEIWVESPSGISSDPSTPGSVFYIKAVFQVL